Part of the Candidatus Acidiferrales bacterium genome is shown below.
GCGCTCGTTTCGTCGCTCCGTCGTTCGTCCGCCTCGCATGCAGCATGTCCTCCGGCAGCAGCCGGTTGACGTACGTCCCCGAACCAGTTTTTCCCTCGAGGTATCCTTCCGAATGCAATTGCTCAAACGCCGCCACGGCCGTCCCGCGCGATAATCCATACTGTCGCGCCAGTTCTCTCGTTGAAGGCAGCCGCATTCCGCGCTGGATGCGATTCTCCAGGATCGCCCGTCGCAGCTCCTCGCAAAGCCATTCCAGCATTCCGCTCTTCGCGGCCCGTTCGCCCAGTGTGACTTCGAAAGATGCCGCGCTTTTTGTCATCCCTAAATGGTACATCCAATTTCTTCATAATGGACCTTTTCAATGGTCCACTTCTTGTCTATCTTCCGAGTCGGAGGGTGAAACTCATGGCTGCCGGCGCGCAATCACATTCAGCTCCATTTCTTGCCGGCGCCGGCCTTCGCTTCCAAAAAACCGCGCTCGTCTATGCCCGCGTTGCGCTGGCTGCCGCCTTTCTCTCCTCCGTCGCGGATCGTTTCGGCTTTTGGGGTCCGCCGGGGGAATTCGGCGTGTCTTGGGGCAATTGGAAGAGTTTTGTGGCCACCGTCGCGTACATGAATCCTTTCCTTCCTCGGAGCGCGGCTCCGATTCTCTCCGTCATCGTGACGTGCTTGGAGTTGGGGCTGGCTACATTGTTGCTTTTGGGCGTCTGGCGGCGGGAGGTTGCCGCGGCTTGTTCCGCATTGCTCTTTTTGTTTGCTACTTCGCTGGCGGTTTTCGTCGGAGTTAAAACCGCGCTCGCCTATTCCGTCTACTCCGCTTCCGCCGCCGCGCTCCTTCTCGCGCTGGCTTCTCCATGTGGCAAAGAAGGGGCCTCCTGATGCGATCCATCGCGCGATTCTGGCAGCTCATCTTCCTCGCCATCGCCGCACTCGCTCTATGCGCGCAGACCGGCGCGCAACACTCCCCGGCTGCGCGGGCAAAACCCCTTCCGCCTATGTTCACTCAGGCTCTGCCCGCTCTCGATGGCCATCATTTGCTCGTGGATTTCCTCGAATTGAATTACGCCCCCGGCCAGTCCACTCCTCCGCACACGCATTCCTGTCCCATCATCGCCCACATCGCCGAAGGCGCCATGCGTGTTCAGATTCAAGGCCAGCCCGCGCACATCTACAAAGCCGGAGATACGTTTTACGAAGCCCCTCATGGCATTCATCTAATCGCGCAAAACGTCAGCCAAAAAAATCCTGCGA
Proteins encoded:
- a CDS encoding MauE/DoxX family redox-associated membrane protein codes for the protein MAAGAQSHSAPFLAGAGLRFQKTALVYARVALAAAFLSSVADRFGFWGPPGEFGVSWGNWKSFVATVAYMNPFLPRSAAPILSVIVTCLELGLATLLLLGVWRREVAAACSALLFLFATSLAVFVGVKTALAYSVYSASAAALLLALASPCGKEGAS
- a CDS encoding cupin domain-containing protein gives rise to the protein MRSIARFWQLIFLAIAALALCAQTGAQHSPAARAKPLPPMFTQALPALDGHHLLVDFLELNYAPGQSTPPHTHSCPIIAHIAEGAMRVQIQGQPAHIYKAGDTFYEAPHGIHLIAQNVSQKNPAKVLIFVVCDHPGPIALPVNTGSH